From a single Adhaeribacter swui genomic region:
- a CDS encoding ABC transporter permease yields the protein MDRILIKPTLQPAWLLKMAWRDSRRNRSRLLLFVSSIILGIAALVAIQSFSDNLRDDIDDQAKTLLGADLGIYTNKAVEKPMQKLLRDLGGKQAQENYFASMILFPKNGGSRLVQIRALQGNYPFYGAIETTPATASRTFRNGQNALVDKTVLLQFNARPGDSVKIGNLTFKIVGELNKIPGQAGITTTMAPAVYIPMEYLDQTGLMQKGSRINYRFYYQFPPGTNVEKLVKQIEPKLEKDGLNYETVKSKKENTGKAFGDLTRFLTLVGFIALLLGCVGVASAVHIYIKEKIQTIAILRCLGTQSKQAFFIYLIQILVMGFIGSVIGAGLGTLVQRVLPVILADFLPVAITVSVSWKAVLLGISTGIFISFLFALLPLVSIRNISPLNTLRASFETENLRPDSWRWGVYGLIILFVLGFAALQMDTLLQAVYFTGALILAFLVLAGMATLLVWLVRKFFPVSWSYLWRQSIANLYRPNNQTLILIVAIGLGTGLIATLFFIQSLLIGRVTLSASGNQPNMVLFDIQTAQKEQVASLAQQYKLPLMQQVPIVTMRLEKINNLTDAEYRKDSTLGVPDWAFTREYRVTYRDSLISSEKITQGKWHGTATGLDDTIYVSLDESFAERMKVKLGDTLLFNVQGAPVQTIVGSFRKVDWNRIQSNFLVLFPKGILEEAPQFHVIATQVSSNKNSADFQRALVTRFPNVSVIDLALILTTLDEILSKIAFVIRFMAGFSIATGILVLIGSVLISKFQRVQESVLLRTLGASRRQILIITALEYFFLGALAAATGLILALGGSWALAHFSFEIAFTPNWTPIVVLFLLVTLLTVVIGLFNSRSILNRPPLEVLRSEIA from the coding sequence AAAATGGCTTGGCGCGATAGCCGCCGAAATCGTTCGCGCTTGCTGCTGTTTGTTTCTTCCATCATCTTAGGAATTGCGGCTTTGGTTGCCATTCAATCTTTTAGCGATAACCTACGCGACGACATTGATGACCAGGCTAAAACTTTACTGGGGGCAGATTTAGGCATTTACACAAACAAGGCCGTCGAGAAACCCATGCAGAAGCTCCTGCGCGATTTAGGAGGCAAACAAGCTCAGGAAAATTATTTTGCTTCCATGATTTTGTTTCCAAAAAATGGCGGTAGCCGATTGGTACAAATCCGGGCTCTTCAGGGTAATTATCCCTTTTATGGCGCTATTGAAACTACCCCAGCTACCGCCAGTCGTACTTTCCGGAATGGCCAGAACGCTTTGGTAGATAAAACGGTGCTATTGCAATTCAATGCCCGGCCCGGCGACTCTGTAAAAATCGGTAATCTTACTTTTAAGATTGTTGGGGAATTAAACAAAATACCCGGCCAGGCGGGTATTACTACTACCATGGCTCCGGCCGTTTACATCCCGATGGAATATTTAGACCAAACGGGTTTAATGCAAAAAGGCAGCCGGATTAACTATCGGTTTTACTACCAGTTTCCGCCTGGCACCAACGTAGAAAAACTGGTAAAACAAATAGAGCCAAAGCTCGAAAAAGATGGGCTTAATTACGAAACGGTAAAATCTAAAAAAGAGAATACCGGAAAAGCATTTGGCGATTTAACGCGATTTTTAACTTTAGTTGGCTTTATTGCCTTATTGTTGGGCTGCGTGGGAGTAGCTAGCGCGGTACATATTTACATTAAAGAAAAAATTCAGACTATTGCTATTCTCCGTTGCTTGGGCACGCAAAGCAAACAAGCTTTTTTTATTTATTTAATTCAAATCCTAGTAATGGGGTTTATAGGCTCGGTAATTGGGGCAGGCTTAGGCACTTTAGTACAACGGGTTTTGCCCGTAATTTTAGCCGACTTTTTACCGGTAGCCATTACAGTAAGTGTTTCCTGGAAAGCGGTATTGCTGGGCATTAGTACCGGCATTTTTATTTCTTTTTTGTTCGCCTTGCTGCCCTTAGTTTCCATCAGAAATATATCGCCGCTTAATACGCTACGCGCTTCCTTCGAAACCGAAAATCTACGGCCGGATTCCTGGCGCTGGGGAGTGTATGGCTTAATTATTCTATTTGTATTGGGCTTTGCCGCCTTGCAGATGGATACTTTGTTACAAGCTGTCTATTTTACCGGCGCTCTAATTTTGGCATTTCTGGTGTTAGCGGGTATGGCTACTTTACTGGTGTGGCTGGTCCGGAAATTCTTTCCGGTATCCTGGAGTTATTTATGGCGGCAAAGTATCGCCAACCTGTACCGGCCCAATAACCAAACCCTTATTTTAATTGTGGCCATTGGCTTGGGTACCGGTTTAATTGCTACTCTGTTTTTTATTCAGAGTTTACTTATTGGGCGGGTAACTTTATCGGCGAGCGGCAACCAACCCAATATGGTATTATTTGATATCCAAACCGCGCAGAAAGAACAAGTGGCGTCCTTAGCGCAGCAGTATAAATTGCCCTTAATGCAGCAAGTGCCCATTGTTACCATGCGCCTCGAAAAAATAAATAACTTAACTGATGCCGAATACCGAAAAGACAGCACACTCGGAGTACCGGACTGGGCCTTTACCCGCGAATACCGGGTTACTTACCGCGATAGCCTGATTAGCTCAGAAAAAATTACCCAAGGGAAATGGCACGGTACCGCCACCGGTTTAGATGATACAATTTACGTATCGCTAGATGAGAGTTTTGCCGAAAGAATGAAAGTAAAATTAGGCGATACGTTATTATTTAATGTGCAGGGAGCTCCGGTTCAAACTATAGTGGGAAGCTTCCGGAAGGTAGATTGGAACCGCATTCAAAGCAATTTTCTGGTACTTTTCCCAAAAGGTATTCTGGAAGAAGCACCCCAGTTTCACGTAATTGCCACCCAAGTAAGTTCTAATAAAAATTCTGCTGATTTTCAGCGAGCTTTAGTTACCCGGTTCCCGAACGTTTCGGTTATTGATTTAGCGCTTATTTTAACAACCCTGGACGAGATTTTAAGTAAAATTGCGTTTGTTATCCGGTTTATGGCTGGGTTTAGCATTGCCACTGGTATTTTAGTGCTTATTGGCTCCGTGTTAATCAGCAAATTTCAACGGGTGCAAGAAAGCGTACTCCTCCGAACCTTAGGGGCCAGCCGCCGGCAAATACTTATTATTACTGCTCTGGAGTACTTTTTTTTAGGTGCTTTAGCAGCAGCAACCGGTTTAATTCTGGCTTTAGGAGGCAGTTGGGCTCTTGCTCATTTTTCGTTCGAAATTGCTTTTACCCCCAACTGGACGCCTATTGTTGTGTTATTTTTACTGGTTACCTTATTAACCGTGGTAATTGGTTTATTTAACAGCCGGAGCATACTAAATCGTCCCCCTTTAGAGGTTTTACGGAGCGAAATAGCTTAA
- a CDS encoding response regulator gives MGELQILLAEDNKLNQLMIKKVLEDFGFALDIVETGKAAVEKLANQHYDLILMDVHMPEMDGYTATKYIRENMGAKSNIPIIVVTSPSDRLEHINSLLLGANTFISKPIDPEELFTEITTLVIKNPVWN, from the coding sequence ATGGGAGAATTACAAATTCTTTTAGCTGAAGATAATAAGCTTAACCAATTGATGATCAAGAAGGTGTTAGAGGATTTTGGCTTTGCTTTAGATATAGTGGAGACTGGCAAAGCAGCAGTAGAGAAACTCGCTAACCAACATTATGATCTTATTTTAATGGATGTGCACATGCCCGAAATGGATGGATATACTGCCACCAAATACATCCGGGAAAATATGGGCGCAAAAAGTAATATTCCAATAATTGTGGTTACAAGCCCCAGCGACCGGCTCGAGCATATTAATTCGTTGTTATTGGGAGCAAATACTTTTATTTCTAAACCTATTGATCCGGAAGAATTATTTACCGAGATAACGACGTTGGTTATAAAAAATCCGGTCTGGAATTAA
- a CDS encoding sugar phosphate isomerase/epimerase family protein, with product MKYTRNDFLKTAGIGFAASLTPFNITNLAAQTPATSKPERLKLGLASYTLHKFNLDETISILQRLELKQVSLKDMHLPMMASPAELQAMTDKVRKAGINLYGVGVIYMKSEQEVDRAFAYAKNAGVSMIVGVPNHELLPYTEKKVKEYNMRLAIHNHGPGDKVYPSPETVYEKIKNLDKRIGLCIDIGHTQRIGLDPVKDTLRFADRLYDVHIKDVTGNTEKDTPTEIGRGVIDIPGFLKALLKIKYTGSVSMEYEKNATDPVPGLAESVGYTRGVMRLI from the coding sequence ATGAAGTATACCCGTAATGATTTCCTGAAAACGGCCGGCATTGGTTTTGCCGCTAGTTTAACTCCTTTTAATATAACAAATTTGGCGGCTCAAACGCCGGCTACGTCTAAACCTGAACGCCTGAAACTAGGCCTGGCATCTTACACTTTACATAAGTTTAACTTAGACGAAACCATTAGCATTTTACAACGCCTGGAGTTAAAGCAAGTATCGCTGAAGGATATGCATTTGCCCATGATGGCAAGCCCCGCCGAGTTACAGGCCATGACCGATAAAGTACGGAAAGCGGGCATTAATTTATATGGTGTTGGGGTAATTTACATGAAATCAGAGCAGGAGGTAGACCGGGCTTTTGCTTACGCCAAAAACGCCGGCGTAAGTATGATTGTGGGCGTACCCAATCATGAACTGTTGCCCTACACCGAAAAAAAGGTAAAAGAATATAATATGCGCTTAGCCATCCATAACCATGGCCCCGGCGATAAAGTATACCCCAGCCCCGAAACAGTTTATGAAAAAATTAAAAATTTAGATAAACGCATTGGCCTGTGCATTGATATTGGTCACACGCAACGGATTGGTTTAGACCCGGTAAAAGATACCTTGCGCTTTGCCGATCGCCTTTATGATGTGCATATTAAAGATGTAACCGGTAATACCGAAAAAGATACTCCCACCGAAATTGGTCGCGGCGTAATTGATATTCCTGGTTTTTTGAAGGCTTTGTTAAAAATTAAATATACCGGCAGTGTTTCCATGGAATACGAGAAAAATGCCACCGATCCGGTACCTGGTTTAGCCGAATCAGTAGGTTATACCCGGGGCGTTATGCGCTTAATCTAA
- the ilvA gene encoding threonine ammonia-lyase, which translates to MSEEEVAVEKATLVRAEDVKLAATRLQQVVNHTPLLRSVNLSEKYQANIYLKREDLQVVRSYKLRGAYNKISSLAPEQLKNGIVCASAGNHAQGVAYSCHKLGIKGHIFMPVTTPQQKLKQVQLFGKEHVEIVLTGDTFDDSYFQALTFSNQNNKVFIHPFDDPQVIAGQGTVGLEILDSIPEPVDLLLLPVGGGGLAAGVSSYFREESPQTAIIGVEPEGAPAMKNSIEAGEKITLDHIDKFVDGAAVKSVGELTLQICRENLDEVITVPEGKVCSTILQLYNEEAMVVEPAGALSIAALDFVQDQIVGKTVVCVVSGGNNDITRTEEIKERSLLYEGLKHYFIVNFPQRAGALKEFVNDILGPTDDITHFEYTKKNSREKGPALVGIELKNRADFDGLVQRMAERNFNCQYINNRPEFYHFII; encoded by the coding sequence ATGTCGGAAGAAGAAGTTGCGGTGGAAAAGGCCACGCTGGTGCGAGCCGAAGATGTAAAACTTGCCGCTACCCGTTTGCAACAGGTAGTAAACCATACCCCCTTACTGCGCAGTGTTAACCTCTCAGAAAAGTACCAGGCCAATATTTACCTGAAACGGGAAGATTTACAGGTAGTGCGGTCGTATAAATTGCGTGGAGCTTACAATAAAATTAGCAGTTTAGCTCCTGAACAATTAAAAAACGGGATCGTTTGCGCCAGTGCGGGAAATCACGCTCAAGGCGTGGCTTACTCTTGCCATAAGCTCGGGATTAAAGGCCACATTTTTATGCCTGTAACTACCCCGCAGCAAAAACTAAAGCAAGTACAATTATTCGGCAAAGAGCACGTAGAAATAGTACTTACCGGCGATACCTTCGACGATTCGTACTTCCAGGCTTTAACCTTCTCGAATCAAAATAATAAAGTTTTTATTCACCCCTTTGATGATCCGCAGGTAATTGCGGGCCAGGGTACGGTTGGCTTAGAGATATTAGATTCTATTCCGGAGCCAGTAGATTTACTGTTATTACCCGTTGGGGGAGGTGGTTTAGCGGCTGGAGTTTCTAGTTATTTCCGGGAAGAAAGCCCGCAAACTGCCATTATTGGTGTGGAGCCGGAAGGTGCCCCGGCCATGAAAAACTCCATTGAAGCCGGCGAAAAAATAACACTGGACCACATTGATAAGTTTGTGGATGGGGCCGCGGTAAAATCTGTGGGCGAATTAACCTTACAGATCTGCCGGGAAAACCTGGATGAAGTAATTACTGTGCCCGAAGGTAAAGTGTGCTCTACTATTCTGCAGCTTTACAACGAAGAAGCTATGGTGGTAGAACCCGCCGGCGCCCTTAGTATTGCGGCTTTAGATTTTGTACAAGACCAAATTGTTGGTAAAACCGTAGTGTGCGTAGTTAGCGGCGGCAACAACGATATTACCCGCACCGAAGAAATAAAAGAGCGTTCGCTACTTTACGAGGGCTTGAAGCACTATTTTATCGTTAATTTCCCGCAACGGGCCGGCGCTTTAAAAGAATTTGTAAATGATATTTTAGGGCCCACTGACGATATCACGCATTTTGAGTATACCAAAAAGAATAGCCGCGAAAAAGGTCCGGCCTTGGTAGGTATAGAATTAAAAAACCGCGCCGATTTTGACGGATTAGTACAACGGATGGCCGAACGTAATTTTAATTGCCAATACATTAACAACCGGCCAGAGTTTTACCACTTTATTATTTGA
- the ilvC gene encoding ketol-acid reductoisomerase: protein MAKINFGGTEESVVTREEFPLEQAREVLKNETIAVLGYGVQGPGQALNLRDNGFNVIVGQRKDSKTWEKAVNDGWVPGETLFELEEACERGTILQFLLSDAGQIAAWPMVKSHLKPGKTLYFSHGFGVTFKERTGIVPPADVDVILVAPKGSGTSLRRMFLEGKGLNSSFAIFQDASGKAREKVIALGIGVGSGYLFETDFKKEVYSDLTGERGTLMGALAGILEAQYNLLRKKGHSPSESFNETVEELTESLILLVAENGMDWMYANCSTTAQRGALDWKNKFRDAVAPVFEDLYESVATGNEAQRSIDTNSQPDYREKLDAELAELRNSEMWQAGAQVRKLRPQNN, encoded by the coding sequence ATGGCAAAAATCAACTTTGGCGGAACTGAAGAAAGTGTTGTAACCCGGGAAGAATTCCCTTTGGAGCAAGCAAGAGAAGTTTTAAAAAATGAAACAATTGCGGTACTCGGTTACGGCGTGCAAGGTCCCGGCCAGGCATTAAACCTGCGCGACAATGGCTTTAATGTAATTGTTGGGCAGCGGAAAGATTCAAAAACCTGGGAGAAAGCCGTAAACGATGGCTGGGTACCCGGTGAAACTTTATTTGAATTAGAAGAAGCCTGCGAGCGCGGTACTATTTTGCAATTCTTACTATCAGACGCTGGCCAGATTGCAGCTTGGCCGATGGTAAAAAGCCATTTAAAACCAGGCAAAACCTTGTATTTCTCGCATGGTTTCGGCGTTACCTTTAAAGAGCGTACCGGTATTGTTCCTCCGGCCGATGTAGATGTAATTCTGGTAGCTCCTAAAGGTTCTGGTACCAGCTTGCGCCGCATGTTCCTGGAAGGTAAAGGTTTGAACTCTAGCTTTGCTATTTTCCAGGATGCTTCTGGTAAAGCTCGTGAAAAAGTAATTGCCTTGGGTATTGGCGTAGGTTCTGGTTACTTATTCGAAACTGATTTCAAAAAAGAAGTATATTCTGACTTAACCGGTGAGCGCGGTACTTTAATGGGCGCTTTAGCGGGTATTTTGGAAGCACAGTACAATCTGTTACGCAAAAAAGGCCATTCTCCTTCGGAGTCGTTCAACGAGACCGTAGAAGAATTAACTGAAAGCTTAATTTTGTTAGTAGCCGAAAATGGCATGGATTGGATGTACGCTAACTGCTCTACCACTGCGCAACGTGGTGCTTTAGACTGGAAAAACAAATTCCGGGATGCAGTTGCTCCGGTGTTTGAAGACTTATACGAAAGCGTAGCAACCGGTAACGAAGCACAACGCTCTATTGATACCAACAGCCAACCCGATTACCGCGAAAAACTAGATGCAGAATTAGCAGAACTGCGCAATTCAGAAATGTGGCAAGCCGGCGCTCAGGTGCGCAAGCTACGCCCTCAAAATAATTAA
- the ilvN gene encoding acetolactate synthase small subunit, with translation MAIDDYQIDSGEEKTYTIFAFTENKVGLLNRITIVFTRRHINIESITVSESEVQNVYRYTIIVKTTYAQVEKLVKQIAKQVDVLRASFYPEEETIFQEIAMYKIPMSSMINGSQVEQIVRDSYARILTVDPQYIIIEKTGHIEETRELFEKLSPFGILQFVRSGRVAITKHMKDLSTYLREQEEAYL, from the coding sequence ATGGCGATTGATGATTATCAGATAGATTCGGGCGAGGAAAAAACTTACACCATATTTGCGTTTACCGAAAACAAAGTTGGTCTGCTTAACCGCATTACCATCGTATTTACCCGGCGGCACATTAACATCGAAAGTATTACGGTCTCCGAGTCGGAAGTACAAAATGTATATCGCTATACTATTATTGTTAAAACTACCTATGCCCAGGTAGAAAAACTGGTAAAACAAATTGCCAAGCAAGTGGATGTCCTGCGGGCTTCTTTTTATCCCGAAGAAGAAACTATCTTTCAGGAAATTGCGATGTATAAAATTCCGATGAGCTCTATGATTAATGGCAGCCAGGTAGAACAAATTGTACGCGACAGCTACGCCCGTATTTTAACGGTAGATCCGCAATACATCATTATCGAGAAAACGGGGCACATCGAAGAAACCCGCGAATTATTCGAGAAGTTATCACCGTTTGGTATTCTACAATTTGTGCGCAGCGGCCGGGTGGCTATTACCAAGCACATGAAAGATTTAAGCACGTACCTGCGCGAACAGGAAGAAGCTTATTTGTAA
- the ilvB gene encoding biosynthetic-type acetolactate synthase large subunit has protein sequence MNAAVAEITEKEEQAITETRMVTGAQGLLLALLEEGVDTIFGYPGGAIMPIYDALYDFKDQLNHYLVRHEQGGAHAAQGYARITGKPGVCFATSGPGATNLITGIADAQIDSTPLVCITGQVFSHLLGTDAFQETDVLGVTMPVTKWNIQVTRAEDIPDAVAKAFYIATSGRPGPVLVDITKDAQNATFEYSYKKCKRISSYYPVPKLNEKAIAEAAELINNAQKPYVLWGQGVILSHAQEDLKAFIEKAGIPAAWTIMGLAGLPTDHPLNVGMLGMHGNYGPNLLTNECDVMIAIGMRFDDRVTGDLKRYARQAKIIHIEIDPAEINKNVRVDVAVNADAKAALQALLPLINENKHEAWLQKFNECAQIEYTKVMAPEIAPTTGKVKMAEVIHQVSELSEGKAVIVTDVGQHQMTAMRYYRFKDMRRSNITSGGLGTMGFCLPAAMGAKVGAPDRQVIAVIGDGGFQMTLQELGCIFQYQIGVKVLILNNNFLGMVRQWQQLFHQKRYSFTEMVNPDFVGIAKAYGISGNKVTERDNLQEAIQTMLDHQGPYVLEVVVEKEDNVFPMVPAGDSVANIRLS, from the coding sequence ATGAACGCAGCAGTAGCAGAAATCACCGAAAAGGAAGAGCAAGCAATAACAGAAACAAGAATGGTAACAGGCGCTCAGGGGCTCTTGCTAGCATTACTGGAAGAAGGCGTCGACACTATTTTTGGCTATCCGGGAGGAGCTATTATGCCCATTTACGATGCCTTGTATGATTTCAAAGATCAGCTAAACCACTATCTGGTACGCCACGAGCAAGGCGGGGCGCATGCGGCTCAGGGTTATGCCCGTATCACCGGTAAACCAGGGGTTTGTTTTGCTACTTCCGGACCAGGCGCTACTAATTTAATTACGGGTATTGCCGATGCCCAGATTGATTCTACTCCTTTAGTATGCATTACAGGGCAGGTGTTTTCGCATTTGCTGGGTACCGACGCTTTTCAGGAAACAGATGTATTAGGCGTTACCATGCCGGTAACCAAATGGAACATACAGGTAACCCGCGCCGAAGATATTCCGGATGCGGTTGCTAAAGCCTTTTACATTGCTACTTCTGGCCGTCCGGGTCCGGTTTTGGTGGATATAACCAAGGATGCCCAAAACGCTACCTTTGAGTATAGTTATAAAAAATGCAAACGCATTTCTAGCTATTACCCGGTGCCCAAGTTAAACGAAAAGGCTATTGCGGAAGCCGCTGAATTAATTAATAATGCCCAGAAACCTTATGTATTATGGGGGCAAGGCGTTATATTATCTCACGCCCAGGAAGATTTAAAAGCTTTTATCGAAAAAGCAGGTATACCGGCAGCCTGGACCATTATGGGCTTAGCGGGTTTGCCCACCGATCATCCCTTAAATGTGGGTATGCTGGGCATGCACGGTAATTATGGGCCTAACTTATTAACTAACGAGTGCGATGTAATGATTGCCATTGGGATGCGCTTCGATGACCGGGTAACCGGCGATTTAAAACGATATGCCCGGCAAGCTAAAATTATTCATATTGAAATAGACCCGGCCGAAATTAATAAGAACGTACGGGTAGATGTAGCCGTTAACGCCGATGCGAAAGCTGCTTTGCAAGCCTTATTGCCTTTAATTAACGAGAACAAGCACGAAGCCTGGTTACAAAAATTTAATGAGTGTGCCCAAATTGAGTACACCAAAGTAATGGCACCTGAGATTGCGCCAACAACCGGAAAAGTAAAAATGGCGGAAGTTATTCATCAGGTTTCGGAGTTATCAGAAGGTAAAGCGGTAATTGTTACTGACGTAGGGCAGCACCAGATGACAGCAATGCGGTACTATAGATTTAAAGATATGCGCCGCAGTAACATTACTTCTGGAGGTTTAGGCACCATGGGTTTTTGCTTACCCGCAGCCATGGGCGCGAAGGTGGGTGCCCCAGATCGTCAGGTAATTGCCGTAATTGGGGATGGTGGCTTCCAGATGACGTTGCAGGAACTAGGCTGTATTTTTCAATATCAGATTGGTGTGAAAGTGTTGATCCTGAACAACAACTTCCTGGGAATGGTACGGCAGTGGCAGCAATTATTTCATCAGAAACGCTACTCATTTACCGAGATGGTAAACCCGGATTTCGTTGGCATTGCCAAAGCTTATGGTATTTCTGGCAATAAAGTAACCGAGCGGGACAACCTGCAAGAAGCTATCCAAACTATGCTCGATCACCAAGGACCTTACGTGTTAGAAGTAGTAGTAGAGAAAGAAGACAACGTGTTCCCGATGGTACCAGCCGGGGATTCTGTAGCTAACATTCGGTTATCTTAA
- a CDS encoding O-methyltransferase — protein MTEEINQPLPTYYAAINEATQASGFTMASDVLTCSLLRTLAATKPAAKFLELGTGTGLSTAWILDGMDKDSTLVSVDNSADFLKITQDFLGHDERLQLICSDGGDWVAQNKNQKFDYIFADTWHGKYLLLDEVLEMLNTSGLYIIDDMLPQPNWPDGHAQKATKLLQVLDQRNDLVLTKQVWATGIVIAVKK, from the coding sequence ATGACCGAAGAAATAAACCAACCTTTGCCGACCTATTACGCGGCAATAAACGAAGCTACGCAGGCTTCGGGTTTTACCATGGCTTCGGATGTACTCACTTGTTCTTTGCTGCGCACCTTGGCGGCTACTAAACCGGCGGCTAAGTTTCTGGAACTCGGAACCGGAACCGGTCTTTCTACTGCCTGGATTCTGGACGGGATGGACAAAGATTCTACCTTGGTTTCGGTGGATAACAGTGCCGATTTTTTAAAAATTACGCAAGATTTTCTGGGCCACGACGAACGCCTACAGCTTATTTGCTCCGACGGCGGCGATTGGGTAGCACAGAATAAGAATCAAAAGTTCGATTATATTTTTGCCGATACCTGGCACGGGAAATACTTGTTGTTAGATGAAGTGCTGGAAATGCTGAATACCAGCGGGTTGTATATTATTGATGATATGCTGCCCCAGCCTAATTGGCCGGATGGTCATGCCCAAAAAGCAACCAAGCTTCTTCAGGTTTTAGACCAGCGAAACGATTTAGTACTGACAAAGCAAGTCTGGGCAACCGGCATTGTAATAGCAGTAAAAAAATAA
- the ilvD gene encoding dihydroxy-acid dehydratase: MSTTLNRYSYLVTQEETNPAAQAMLHAIGLSNDDLKKAQVGVVSTGFDGNPCNMHLNDLAKLVKNGVNTTEDVLGLVFHTIGVSDGISMGTPGMRYSLPSRDLIADSIETVVNAQSYDGVVAVVGCDKNMPGALISFARLNRPAIMVYGGTIEPGNYCDAAGKFTGKKLDIVSAFEALGEKYAGTISPEDFKGVIEHACPGAGACGGMYTANTMASAAEAMGMTLPYNSSNPAISPEKAEESVQAGIAIRELLAKDIKPLDIMTKKAFENAMVVLTVLGGSTNAVLHLLAIAKTAGVDLTIDDFQRISDKTPLLADMKPSGKYHMEAVHKIGGIPAVMKMLLKAGLLHGDCLTVTGKTVAENLENVPDLAEGQDVIMPLDQPIKETGHIRILYGNLAEQGGVAKITGKEGELFTGTAVVFDGEFEANEGILSGKVKEGDVLVIRYEGPQGGPGMPEMLKPTSLIMGAGLGKSVALITDGRFSGGTHGFVVGHITPEAHIGGMIGLLQNGDKITIDAVNNRLEVDLSEEEIAKRRAAWQPRPLRKNSGILYKYAKSVSSASEGCVTDR, translated from the coding sequence ATGAGTACTACATTAAACCGTTACAGTTACCTCGTTACCCAGGAAGAAACCAATCCGGCCGCCCAGGCTATGTTGCACGCTATTGGCTTAAGCAACGACGACCTGAAAAAAGCACAGGTAGGAGTGGTGAGTACCGGGTTCGATGGCAACCCCTGCAACATGCACCTGAATGATTTAGCTAAACTGGTTAAAAATGGGGTGAATACCACAGAGGATGTACTTGGTTTAGTGTTCCATACCATTGGAGTAAGTGATGGTATTTCGATGGGAACGCCGGGTATGCGTTATTCCTTGCCCTCGCGCGATCTAATTGCAGATTCAATTGAAACAGTGGTAAATGCCCAAAGCTACGATGGCGTAGTAGCGGTGGTAGGTTGCGACAAGAATATGCCAGGAGCTCTTATCAGCTTTGCCCGTTTAAACCGGCCTGCAATTATGGTATACGGGGGGACTATTGAGCCCGGTAACTACTGCGATGCGGCCGGAAAATTTACTGGTAAAAAATTAGATATTGTTTCGGCGTTTGAAGCGTTGGGTGAAAAATACGCCGGTACTATTTCACCGGAAGATTTTAAAGGGGTAATAGAACATGCTTGCCCCGGGGCTGGTGCCTGCGGTGGGATGTATACTGCCAATACTATGGCGTCTGCCGCCGAAGCCATGGGAATGACCTTACCTTATAATTCTTCTAACCCGGCTATTAGCCCGGAAAAAGCCGAAGAATCGGTACAGGCTGGTATTGCCATCCGGGAGCTTCTGGCTAAAGATATTAAGCCTTTGGATATCATGACCAAAAAGGCTTTTGAAAATGCCATGGTGGTGCTGACCGTTTTAGGTGGTTCTACCAATGCAGTATTACACTTATTAGCGATTGCCAAAACTGCCGGAGTAGATTTAACCATCGATGATTTCCAACGCATTAGCGATAAAACCCCGCTTCTAGCCGATATGAAGCCTAGTGGCAAATACCACATGGAAGCCGTTCATAAAATTGGTGGTATTCCGGCTGTTATGAAAATGTTACTGAAAGCTGGTTTGTTACACGGTGATTGTTTAACCGTTACCGGTAAAACCGTTGCCGAAAATTTAGAGAATGTACCCGACTTGGCCGAAGGGCAAGATGTAATTATGCCACTGGATCAGCCGATAAAAGAAACGGGCCACATCCGCATTCTGTATGGTAATTTAGCCGAGCAAGGTGGGGTTGCTAAAATAACCGGTAAAGAAGGTGAGTTATTCACCGGTACTGCGGTGGTATTCGACGGCGAGTTTGAAGCCAACGAGGGTATTTTGTCGGGTAAGGTAAAAGAAGGCGATGTGTTGGTAATCCGGTACGAAGGTCCGCAAGGAGGACCGGGTATGCCTGAAATGCTGAAACCTACTTCTTTAATTATGGGAGCGGGCTTAGGTAAATCGGTAGCTTTAATTACCGATGGCCGTTTCTCGGGTGGTACGCACGGTTTTGTGGTAGGCCACATTACCCCGGAAGCGCATATAGGCGGAATGATTGGTCTACTCCAGAATGGCGATAAAATTACCATTGATGCCGTGAACAACCGCTTAGAAGTAGACCTGAGCGAAGAAGAAATTGCGAAACGCCGTGCTGCCTGGCAGCCCCGGCCATTGCGCAAAAATTCGGGTATTTTATATAAGTACGCTAAATCGGTTTCCTCAGCCTCCGAAGGCTGTGTAACAGATAGATAA